The following is a genomic window from Candidatus Vondammii sp. HM_W22.
GGTGATTGACGTGCTCAAGGCCAAGGGCGCCCTGATTCACGAAGAGCGGCTGGCCCATAGCTATCCACACTGCTGGCGGCACAAAACCCCCATCATCTTCCGAGCCACTCCTCAGTGGTTTATCAGCATGGAGCAAGAAGGTTTGCGGAAGACGGCATTGGAGGAGATCGCCAAAGTTGAGTTTACCCCGGATTGGGGGCGAGCCAGGATCGAAGGCATGGTGGAAGGCCGACCGGATTGGTGTATCTCGCGTCAGCGTACCTGGGGTGTTCCTATTGCGCTGTTTACCCATAAAACCACGGGTGAACTGCACCCTGAAACGCCGCGTCTGATCGAGGCGGTGGCAAAACTGGTGGAGGAGAAGGGTATTGAGGCTTGGTTCTCTCTTGATCCGGAAGTGCTGCTTGGGGACGGGGCTGAAGAGTATGAAAAGGGGCAGGATACCCTGGATGTCTGGTTTGATTCCGGCGTGACCCATTTCTCCGTACTGGGGCCGCGTGAAGATCTCTATTTTCCTGCAGATCTCTATCTGGAAGGGTCTGATCAGCACCGTGGCTGGTTCCAGTCTTCACTGCTTACCTCGGTTGCCATCAACAATTGTGCTCCCTATAAAGGCGTACTGACTCACGGTTTCACCGTTGACTCCAAGGGGCATAAGATGTCGAAATCCCTGGGTAATGTGGTCAGTCCACAAAAGGTGATGAAGGTTCTGGGTGCCGATATTATCCGGCTCTGGGTGGCCGGCACCGATTACAGTGGTGAGATGAATGTCTCGGATGAGATTCTGAAACGCACCTCTGACGCCTATCGCCGTATCCGTAATACCAACCGTTTCCTACTGGCCAATCTCAACGGCTTTGATCCGGCCAAGGATTTGGTGGCAGCGGAAGATATGATTGAACTGGATCGCTGGGCGGTGGATCGTGCCCATCTGCTCCAGCAGGAGATCCAGGAGGCTTACAAGAGCTATCAGTTCCATCTGATCTACCAGAAAATCTACAATTTTTGCGGCGGTGATATGGGCAGTTTTTATCTCGATATCATCAAGGACCGGCAGTACACCACTCGGCAAGAGAGCCTGGCACACCGTTCATGCCAGACCGCCATGTATCACATCATTGAGGCGATGGCCCGTTGGCTTGCGCCGATTCTGAGTTTTACCGCTGAAGAGATCTGGCAGCGGATGCCGGGGGAGCGGGGAGAGACTATTTTTACCGAAACCTGGTACCAAGGGTTGTTTGAGCTGGATCAGGGCGACGCTTTTGATCGCACCTTCTGGGATAGCGTGCTGATGGCGCGTACTGCCGTGGGTAAACAGCTGGAGCAGCTCCGCATCGATGGTGCAATCGGTTCCTCTCTGGATGCCGAGGTCGATCTTTACTGTAGCGATGAGCTGTTGTCGCTGCTTGGAAAGCTGGGTGATGAATTGAGGTTTGTACTGATTGTCTCTTATGTCCGGGTTTACCCTCTTGCTGAAAAACCTGTCGAAGCGGTTGATACGGATGTGGCGGGACTCTCCATGACAGTGAAAGCATCTGACCATAGCAAGTGCGTTCGCTGCTGGCATCATCGTGAAGATGTGGGGAGCAATGCAGACCACCCTGAGCTTTGCAGTCGCTGCGTTGACAATGTCGATGCCTCGGGAGAGACACGAAATTTTGCATAATCGTGCAGTGAGAGCTGAGTAATTTTCATACGGAGATTCTTTAAAACAGGAACGCAGAGAGCACAGAGGAGCGCAGAGGTCTACGGTGTGTTTTGTAAGAGGGGTGCCCGTGTTGTCGTCGGTACTTCGGCGCAGAGAGTGTGAACGGTAGGACTTAAGTGGTTTCCGTCTAATTTTTGTCCGGAAATTGTGTAAAGAGACGCGAAGATCACCAAAAAGGTGAAGTACGCAAATGTTGGGCACTGAAAAACAAAGAAATTCTCTGCGATCTTTGTGCTCCTTTGTGTTCTCTGCGTTCCTTTTTTGAGAACTTTCGAACGGATTCTAACTAACTTTTAAGAATAATTGGATAAATCGATGCTTCGCTGGCTCGGGCTCTCTTTGCTTGTTATCGGTCTGGATCAGGTCAGCAAACAGCTGGCTGAGTCCAGTATGATGGTGTTCGAAAGGGTGCCTGTCATCCCTTTTCTGAACATGACTCTGGCTTATAACGAAGGGGCGGCATTCAGCTTTCTTAGCGATCAGGGTGGCTGGCAGCGCTGGCTGTTTGCCGGACTGGCCATTGTGGTGACGTTGATTTTGGTCGGCTGGCTTGGGCACCTGAAGAGTGAAAAGATACTTGCGGTCTCCCTCTCTCTGGTCATCGGTGGTGCGGTGGGTAATTTGATTGACCGGCTGCTCTATGGCCATGTTATCGATTTCATCGATCTCTATTATCAGCAGTGGCACTGGCCTGCGTTCAATATTGCAGACTCTGCAATCAGCGTCGGGGTGGTGCTGATGCTGCTGGATGCCTTTCTTGAAAAAGACGAGAGCCGGTGATATTGCCATACTCTCTACCGAAGCGACTTGTTGAGAGCTTAGGGTAGCCAGGAGTAATGCGGCAAACGGTTACCTCCCGGTGGCTCTACTGTTCTGCCTTCAGTGATGCGTAAAAGCGTGGCCAATCAAATGCCGGTCCAGGATCGGTTTTGCGGCCCGGTGCTATGTCGCTATGACCGGTGATCTGTTCCGGATTGATGGATGGAAAACGTTTCATGATCTCCAGGGTGGTCGCTGTCAGGATGCTGTACTGTGTCTCTGTGTAGGTCGTTTCATCACTTCCCTCCAACTCAATGCCGATGGAGAAATCGTTACAGCGTTCCCTGTTTTTGAATGAAGAGATGCCGGCATGCCAGGCGCGACGGTCCAGTGGGACAAATTGGAGTAACTCTCCATCACGCCTAATCAGCAGATGGGCCGAGACCTTCTGCTGATGAACCTCCCTGAAATAGGGGTGGACAGTCGGGTCCATGCGGTTGAGAAAAAGATCCTCAATCCATGGGCCGCCATACTGATCCGGTGGCAGGCTGATATTGTGGAGTACCAGTAGGTCGACTTCACACCCTTCCGGGCGACGGTCCTGATTGGGTGAGGGGCACTGCCGTGCCGAGGATAGCAGGCAGGAACCCCCTTCAGTCATTGATCCAGCAATCCCTTCATTACCATGTCGGTGAGGCTGACAATACCGAGTATTTCACCATCATGAATCACCAAAGCTCGGGAGAGGTCGAAACGGGTAAACAGTCGGGCGCAGTAGCGAATATCCATGTCGGGATCTACCGAGATAACCGGCTTTGTCATGATTTCATAGATATTGACACGACCGGGTGGACGGTCTTTTGCCAGCACCTTGCGCGCGATATCCGAAATCATGACGATACCGTACTCATCATGCTCGTTGCGTTTGTTCACAACGAGAGATTTGGTCTCCACATGGATCATTTTTTCCAATGCGGACTCAACGGTATCCATGCCGTCCACTCTGTCCAGATTTGTCTTCATAATATCCCGGACACGGATTAACTTATGATGGCTCACAACTCTTCCTCCACTACGCTGGTAAGTTCTTCGATCTGGTGTCTGACACCCACTGCATCCTCTACATCTATCTGGAAGGCGATACCGGTCCCCGGTTTTTCGTCAAACTGCCCGACCTTCGCGATCGTCTCCAGAATGACTCTGCTCAGATGTTCTTCCACCAGTAGCAGGACTACGTCACGCTGGATCTCCAGATTCAGCCCAAAGAAGGTCTTGCTCTTCTGTATTCCTTCTCCGCGGGCCTGATTGATGACAGTAGAGCCGGTGGCCCCGGCCGCTCGTGCCGCCTCAACAATATCGTTTGTTTTGTTATCTTCAATGAGTGTGATGATAAGTTTGAAATGCATGATTAATCCCCCAGATCACCTGGTTGGGTTCGTTGTGCCCGGTGGGCAAGCCATTCACTGATCTGTGCATAGCCCATGACACTTATGATGGGAAAGAGGCTGGCAAAAGCGATAAGACCGAATCCGTCCAGCATAGGATTTCGGCCAGGAATATTGCTGGCAAGTCCCAGCCCCAGCGCAGCTACCAGTGGTACCGTCACTGTAGAGGTGGCGACACCGCCGGAGTCATACGCCAGGGCGATGATGGATTTGGGGCAAAAGAGTGTCTGTACAATGACGATCACATAGCCGGTGATGATGTAGTAGTGCAGCGGTGTGCCGGTAACAATACGATAGGCGCCAATAGAGATGCCCACGGCAACACCAAGCGCCACGGCAAGTCTCAGTCCCCAGGTGCCCACTGCACCACCGGACACCTGGTTGGCCTTGATGGCGACGGCCATCACCGATGGTTCGGCGATGGCGGTGGAGAAGCCGATGGCAAAGGCGAAGATGTAGACCCACAGATAGTATTGCCAATTGCCTGATATTTCGTCAGCGGTCTGCTGAATGCCGAGAAACTCAGGAGAGGTTAGCTGCTCGGCCATCAATTTTCCGAGAGGGAACAGCGCCTGTTCGAGTCCCTGGAGGAAGAAGGCGAGACCGACCAGGACAAAGACAAAACCGCCCAAAACCTGTCCGGTGTTGTTTACTTGTTTTCTCAGGATGAGCAGCTGAAAGCC
Proteins encoded in this region:
- the ileS gene encoding isoleucine--tRNA ligase; the protein is MTDYKNTLNLPRTAFPMRGNLSQREPMMLKRWEEMDLYKRIRKASEGRSKFILHDGPPYANGEIHIGHAVNKVIKDIIVKSRFLDGYDAPYVPGWDCHGLPIELQVEKKVGKPGAKVTASEFRIACRKYATQQVDKQRIDFKRLGVIGDWDNPYLTMAYETEANIIRALGQIVENGHVHKGSKPVHWCTDCGSALAEAEVEYKDKESFTVDVRFQVLDEETLMARCHSIPNGHGEGSLSIVIWTTTPWTLPANQAVALSPSLDYAVVQADGPKGKERLMVAEGLLKETMDRWGIEHYQVIAYGRGDAFEGLKLQHCFYDREVQVILGEHVTLEAGTGAVHTAPGHGLDDYIVGQRYGLLVDNPVGGDGRFVEGTELFAGEHVFTANEKVIDVLKAKGALIHEERLAHSYPHCWRHKTPIIFRATPQWFISMEQEGLRKTALEEIAKVEFTPDWGRARIEGMVEGRPDWCISRQRTWGVPIALFTHKTTGELHPETPRLIEAVAKLVEEKGIEAWFSLDPEVLLGDGAEEYEKGQDTLDVWFDSGVTHFSVLGPREDLYFPADLYLEGSDQHRGWFQSSLLTSVAINNCAPYKGVLTHGFTVDSKGHKMSKSLGNVVSPQKVMKVLGADIIRLWVAGTDYSGEMNVSDEILKRTSDAYRRIRNTNRFLLANLNGFDPAKDLVAAEDMIELDRWAVDRAHLLQQEIQEAYKSYQFHLIYQKIYNFCGGDMGSFYLDIIKDRQYTTRQESLAHRSCQTAMYHIIEAMARWLAPILSFTAEEIWQRMPGERGETIFTETWYQGLFELDQGDAFDRTFWDSVLMARTAVGKQLEQLRIDGAIGSSLDAEVDLYCSDELLSLLGKLGDELRFVLIVSYVRVYPLAEKPVEAVDTDVAGLSMTVKASDHSKCVRCWHHREDVGSNADHPELCSRCVDNVDASGETRNFA
- the lspA gene encoding signal peptidase II encodes the protein MLRWLGLSLLVIGLDQVSKQLAESSMMVFERVPVIPFLNMTLAYNEGAAFSFLSDQGGWQRWLFAGLAIVVTLILVGWLGHLKSEKILAVSLSLVIGGAVGNLIDRLLYGHVIDFIDLYYQQWHWPAFNIADSAISVGVVLMLLDAFLEKDESR
- the ampD gene encoding 1,6-anhydro-N-acetylmuramyl-L-alanine amidase AmpD codes for the protein MTEGGSCLLSSARQCPSPNQDRRPEGCEVDLLVLHNISLPPDQYGGPWIEDLFLNRMDPTVHPYFREVHQQKVSAHLLIRRDGELLQFVPLDRRAWHAGISSFKNRERCNDFSIGIELEGSDETTYTETQYSILTATTLEIMKRFPSINPEQITGHSDIAPGRKTDPGPAFDWPRFYASLKAEQ
- a CDS encoding CBS domain-containing protein, giving the protein MKTNLDRVDGMDTVESALEKMIHVETKSLVVNKRNEHDEYGIVMISDIARKVLAKDRPPGRVNIYEIMTKPVISVDPDMDIRYCARLFTRFDLSRALVIHDGEILGIVSLTDMVMKGLLDQ
- a CDS encoding P-II family nitrogen regulator, whose product is MHFKLIITLIEDNKTNDIVEAARAAGATGSTVINQARGEGIQKSKTFFGLNLEIQRDVVLLLVEEHLSRVILETIAKVGQFDEKPGTGIAFQIDVEDAVGVRHQIEELTSVVEEEL
- a CDS encoding DUF1538 domain-containing protein, with the protein product MISWAISFFHTLLDTITDVLPIAGILFGFQLLILRKQVNNTGQVLGGFVFVLVGLAFFLQGLEQALFPLGKLMAEQLTSPEFLGIQQTADEISGNWQYYLWVYIFAFAIGFSTAIAEPSVMAVAIKANQVSGGAVGTWGLRLAVALGVAVGISIGAYRIVTGTPLHYYIITGYVIVIVQTLFCPKSIIALAYDSGGVATSTVTVPLVAALGLGLASNIPGRNPMLDGFGLIAFASLFPIISVMGYAQISEWLAHRAQRTQPGDLGD